tttataaaatgttGAAATGATATAGTCATCTctatatttaacaaaataataatattatatttttcatgcTTTTACCAATTGGGTTTGTGTCACTCGACTTGAGGTACCAAATTTAATCAGACATTTTATCATAGTATAAATAATTATCTTGTAATTATATGTATTCAAactaacttaatttttaaatccgTCACCAATCTTTATAATTATTCTCTTTTatagttatatttttacataatGTTTTTATAACATTTGAGATGATCATAAATTAAACCCTTAATTATAGTTATTAAGCTTCCATTTTTCCACTAAAgtcaataattaatttttattgggAAACATTTTTATATTAGTTAATTATGAGAAAACATTTTTATGTGAAAGTGTGTTTAACTAATTATATTATAGAAAAGTATGTTTGATAATAGCCTCAATTTAAATGTTTATTGTGCTTAAATTTGATAAATTCTTTAATGAAATATCATTAATTTTgagtttattatttgatttttgattAGGTGCAAAAGTAAACTTAGAAAGTAAAAAGAGTCGGAAATACAAGTTGTCATAAAAGTTTTGGGTTAagatttatcttttttttttgggggcaCAATAAACTGGCAAAACCCGAATAACAAACACGACTAATGTGACTCAAATCCAAACCACACCTGGGACAATGAACACCATAGACCATCATGCCATCATATaggatttagaaaaaaaaaaaagtacttttaattttttattaggataatattttaattttctagTATTTTATGTTTTGATATATATTTAGATAACACTTTAATATTGGATTAGATTAAAGAAATTAAGTAGGATTAGGCATTTTGAGTTTTATATATATTCTAAAAGGGACAGCAATTCAAttgctttcttttcttctctgttTCTATTTCTGTTCTTTCTTTGTCTTGCACAATATTGTGCCGCAACGCCAccctcccctttttttttcctttcttttatttgtttatttcttttatttaatttttgttgaaCCCTTTATAAGAGTATGCTTAATTTCATGAGTAATTAAACTTCCTATCTAACTTTAAGTGGAGAGTCAATTTGGGAGAGAATCGTAAGATTTGAAATCCTACTTTAAAACCTTCATTCCAgtatttgttatttttctattttaggaAATAGAGTCTTATAAAGTTGTTTTGGcaccaaatcaaaataaatttgttGATTCGGTATTGATAAGCTTATAGTTGAAAGAATCAATACTATCGATTGTCGTATTCAATTTACTAAAAAGCACATTGGCATAAATATTGCTTAAACAAATAACTACATGGATGCTAAGGATGAGTAAAAAACTTTTAATGAGTAAAAACTTTTAATAAAATCCATATCCTTTATAGATGGTGTATTCCTTTATAGAATACACTTAATGGGTTGACCCATATGAGTGTAAAGTAGAGTCGCTTTTATGATATCTTTGACAATTTCTAGAGCATATTTGAAAACTAGGTGCATGCATGGCCTATTAGCACACAACCGTGTTCAAGAATGAATCATATAATATGGTAAGTGAAAAAGTTAGTtacaaattaaataattatttcaccaattatttaaaataaattatatctcATTTGTTAAAAATTGTGATTCATAGTCCAAATGACAATATGATTATTGCATATATCGAAACGCTCAGTTAAAATTGTAACTTAACTTTTTGAAATATGTGAGAGATTATTGAAAGTTTTCATGTATTTCAAGGAACTACAAAAATCACCGACACCAATAACCCTTACTccaaactctttgatttccaTATCCTCCATCGTCATGCCATCAATTTAGGAACTAGTTGTGAAGCTGCTAGCATGACCTTCCATTAACTAGGCCTCCAAAACCTCATCCTCACCTTTATATCCTTATTCATGTCTACCCTCAAGCACAACTTCAAACATAACAAACTTGTTCAGGGCAATAACATGAAGACATTGACTTTTATCCATTTTGACCTTAAATTATTGTTTTTGACCTAACTTGAACATGGTGGTCGTtaatgctaaaaagaaaagagaaaagttggatTTGTATGTCTTTTCATAGTTTTTtcccttaaatttttatttaaaaagttgttattttaataaataaaagttaggTTAAAAATCaggaaaatatatattaatttatttataaatgtttttaaaattttatatgtatttttataaaatattatttttataaagaaatagacttttaaataatttttatttttattttgaaattttaaaattaagactaaattgctaGAATGTATGAAGTTAAGGGTTAAATTTGTTCTTTTTAGAATTAAGACCAAATTGATAGAATCTATAAACACTGgatggctaaatttgttattatgccAATAAAAAGGCCACACCAACATTCCATTAGTAATTTAATGGAGGAGctatcaaaatattaaaacttGATAACAttaatgactaaaataaaaattttaaacttaagtAGCCAAAATAAAAACACCCTAATAATTGAGTGAGTGAATATTTATGTAACTTTCCCTTTTTTCAACTTTTACCCTTAAAAATTGAACCACtataacaaataaattaaaataaaataattatggaTCACAaacattaatataattatttttttctttaaaagtaATCACAATAATAAACGATGCAAAATATTAAAAGATTTTACCTACGACAAAATACAACacataaaaaatatatgaatatacaCGTAAAAATATATGCCATTAAATATCATAAGTACTGCACACAGGGCGTGTAGCCAGAGGGTTTGAAGGTCCCTTAGTctccctaaaatgaaaaaaatttactctttaaatttttaaaagtttaaattaataaagttaaatttatactttaacctctcctaaaaataataaaaatttaatttaatcttttaaaaattataaagatataatctaTTCAAATAGTAAAATTGGTTATTCCTTTCTCTATGGGTGTGCTTGTGGGATCCAATCTGATCTTCCTAGGAATTACACGCAAGCTGACAACCTTAggtatttattaaatatttaattgggAGGACTCAATTATTGATACATAAAAAGGTTTTAATAAGATGGACTCAGTTAATGATGCCTGCTGATGTCGTTGAAGGGTTGTTGGTGCATAGATGGGCTACAGAGATCTGAAAAAGGAGCGGAAAAGAGGTCAAAGGGCATGGGAGTTGAGTCTCTTTGTTATATTTTCACTTAATGCTTCctcatcttcatcttcatcttcaaCTTCAAATGTGTGTTCACCATCCACAAGCTTATCGTCACTTCCGAAAATTCAATGTCTCGTCTAAAACATCAACTTTCAAGTAACTAACGGTAGCATCCTCAAGAGGCCCTTCCATTATAGAGTCTACAGATTTCTTAGGACAACCTCAAGGCAACAACCAGTCAAATTATAAGCTTGAGCAGCTCAAATTAtcttgaattttattaatttaaagtaATTCACGTACTTAttaagttcttattttggttactattgaaaattttcaatttaaactCTAGCCATAAAAAATATATCCTCAATATAATCGAAACTTGAGCATGAgaatcaaatttatttttttactaGGCAATTAATTGATCTTACTTAAAACAGTTAGATTTTTAGCTAAAATTAAACTCAAGCTCTAAAAGTTAAACATGATGGAACTTAAGCTAAAATTTGAGTCTTGGACTTAAATAAGTATTTCATGAGGACATATAacacatttttctttaatttatggctaaaataataataataaacctctttatttttattgtattcaaATCAGCCATTAATTGCttagaaaaaaaaaacgaagCCATTAGCTTTTATTTTTCGCCATGTTTTTGAAGCATCATGTTGGTGCTTGCTAATATTTGAAGTAATGGTGTTTCCTAAAAAAATATTACACTAGAAACTaaagtttaacatttttatttctttttagaacatactttttcatttaaaatataaaaattaaaatataaaaaaaaaactcactcACCTCATTATCATAGAAAAATCTTTACTCACCCTTCAGCTTTTTTATTGAAAAACCCCTCATCCTTGGCTTCTTTTTTTcttattaattttgaatttgttaGAATGATGAGTTTTATTTGAGGAGTTTATTAATCCGTATTTTATATAATTGATGAATagttttatatttgaaatttatttaaaaccatttatttgatatttatttatataaatatattaaatatttaaaaatatttataaattgaaAATGGTACATGAAATAGACTAATTCCAATATGTACCAATTCCCATAGAAAAGTGTTGCGTCCACTAATGTGGTAATGGCTACCTTGAAAGCAACTATGTGGCATACTTGTTTGCAAAGAAATGGGTTAAAGCATGTTGAGTTAGTATTGTGGGTGGCTATAATGTTTGATACTTTGTTTTCTTTGAATATTTTGCTTTGATGCTTTTGATCTATGCTGACATTTGAGTGTAACCATTGGGATATATAGGGCTATCTGAATTTTTATGATTTGCTATGCATTGTGgttgttttattaataaatttatgttttggtttgagaaaaaaaattaaaaaattcgaaacacaaaaaagaaagtaaaaaaagGGAACACAATGATATACGTGATTCGGGAATATTCTCTACATCTACGGGCAGAACCAAAAATGAAATTCACTATTAAAAGTTGGAGATTacatcataaaataaaatatcttgCCAATAACTATCTACAAACTTGGAGCAATTTTCTAAATGATGCTTTCCGCATATTGAGAAATACTTGGCAATAATAAATAACAAGTGACCAActcaaaatgtaaaaaaaaaaaaaatactttatTTAAAACATCCTAGCCTCTTATCAATCATCAATGGAGACCTAAGACAGACTCATGATTTGTGTAGATAGAAATAGATGATACTAAAAGCATTGGAAACCAAACTTACCACGTTGTGCCGTTGTTGTGCCCATAAGCTGGTATTGCCCTCTTTGGATGCCCACCATTCAAGGCTTTATCACCCAAAGGTACGTACACCTCCCCAGTGGTACCATTTGGCCTTTTACCTGCCACCAATTTCATGGTTCCCAAAGCTGAATGAAAGTACAAGGCTAAATAAATAACATATTTGGCTCCTCAACTACAACTATGTACCAAGCACCAAAATATGCTCCAACACAGGAAAGGAATGTCAGAAGAACAAATTCTCCATATAACCTATACTTACCCTATCATAAACATTGATAACATCACAGTTGAAGCCTTCCAAAGCAGGGGAAATTCATATAAAGATTGGTAATATGGCAATCTACCGACCGGAAAGCTGAAAAGCAACATTAAAAGAGAGCTGCAATGAAACTAGTTCCAAACTGCTATAGTATATATATCATTTGATTCATTTAACTCATACCTCAAAGTCAAAAGCAAAAGAGTCGAGATATAGTGAGTCACTTAGTCGCTGCTAATTTTGGCTAGAAAATGAAATCGTATAAAGTATTTTTGTACCTTTAAGTAAAAGCGGATTAGATAAAGTCACATAGTCAGTCACTGAGACAGTGAGTTTGATTATGTCGCTCAATCCACATGATCAAAGAAGCAATTCCTTATCAAGTGAATTGATGCAGCCTTTGAATGGATTCATGGTCTGAGAAATTCGGAAAACTAAGATGGATATCTTTGAGATTGGACAGAACAATATTTTGGGAACTCTGTTGTCTTACATGTGTTAAATTGAGCTCTCTAATGCCATGTTGTAACATGTACTGTATCCCTCCATTAATCCTGGAAGGATCAAACTATCACGTAAAAGACTTGTTCTTCTGAAAAACAATTGGGTAATAGTACTACgaaatgtaaaatatttttaactaaaATCCCATTCTCATATACCAAAATAGCTTAGAAATTAGAAGATGCAAATGAAAACAGAACATTCAATTTGCTGAATAAATGTTGCAGAGAATTGACTAACGCTTTACTAAATCAAATAAGCTGAAGTAGATGAGTTGAAGTTCTCCACTATTTTTTGCCAATTTAGCCTTCAATGCCTGCAAAAATTGAATACAAAATATGTAAGACTGATTTCTGTTATCATGTTGTTCATGAGGACAATcagatatataaaaaaaaaaagctatgAAATTTATAAATGTTTAAAATGCGTTTCACACCTGTGGAGAGCTTGATACAAGATTTTGTCCATTAAATTCCCATATAATCCCCTCGGGATGACTGTTTTATGATTAATTTCCACTAAAGGTATGTGGGAAATCTTGGACCACTCTCGTCCTTTACCCCTACTGCACCCTTCTTCTAGCAACGGGCAATTAGAAATATATAGCTCCTCAAGCGAGAGAAGCATATCTTTTTCTGGAAGAGAGGCGAGCTTAGGACAACCATAGATGCCCAGTCGTTGAAGAGAGGTGAGGTGCTGTAAGCCCTTGGAGCATATGAATTCCAAATTCTCAGATCTACTGATGCTGATATCGGTGAGAGAAGGAGGCAGCATCATTCCTATCGCTTCTTTTGGAAATGACACCGCACGTGAGCATCCTTCACAGCTGATGTTGAGTAGTTGAAGAGAGGTGAGTCTGTTAAATCCCCATTCAACAAGTGATGTATAAATTCTGGGCGCGTTTGAGATTTCAAGTGATGTGAGGTTGGTAGGGAAACCCTCTTCTGGAAAGGATATGTCAGCCGAACACTCCCGCAGCTCTAAATCTCGAAGGGAGGTGAAGTTGTTGATGCACTTGGGAAGGgcttcaaaattttcacaattggAAATCCTGAGTACTCTGAGATTTGTGGTGGGCAACCCACTTTCTTCAAATGAAACCAGATTTGGACACCCAAATAATTTAATCTCCTGAAGATGGCTGAGCTTGTCTAATCCCCGCGGTAATGATTTCAATTTTTCAGCATTCCTAATTGAAAGGATTTCGAGATCAGTGGTTTCAAGGAAGTCTTGGGCTATGCATTCCAACACTGGACATTCCGAAATAACTAGATGTTTAAGCATTACGGGTAACTTGGCGTTTGAAAATACGCTAATTAACTTTGGACAACTTCCAATTTCTAGATGTTGAAGCCGATTGCATATATCGCCCCTTGATGATAACCATATTAGAGATGGACAGTAGCTTATTTGTAAGTGCTCAAGAAGACAAATGTTGCTACTCAtactcttattattattttctttttcatcaacCAAATATTGCAAATTCACGCAATTCTCAATCCTCAGCTCTTTTAAAGCAGGAGGAAAGTTACTCTCTGTAAAACAAACCAAGCCTGGACACTCTTTAAGTAATATTCTCGTAATGAACGGGAAAGCATGTAAGACTTTTGGTAATCTATTGAGCCTTTCACAATTATTTATTACCAGAGATTTAACACCTGGAATCTTTTCAAGTTGCACTATCTCCTCCTCTGTTTCCAAAGAGACCAATTGCGGACAATTCCTAATCATGATGAAACGATGCCCAACTATGCTTAACCCATTTTGTGATAAAGATCCCAACTCCTTCCAACCAGAGATGTAGAATGTTTCAGAGTTTGCAAATCTCAACATTATCTTCTCTGCTGAAATATTAAACTTTGAAATATTTGAAAGAGACACATATTTCAAAGAGGTAACCTTCTGTACAGACAAAGAACCTTCATCCACCAATTCTTCACACCCTTCAACGCTTAATTCACACAGCAAGGGAAAACTTGAAATTGAAACTACCAGTTTCTTACACTCATAGATTTGAAGGTTCTGCAATGATTGAAGGATGGTTGGCAACCTCCCCAGCAATAGAGGACATTCTCTGATTGAAAGAAAACGAAGGCTGGGGAATTTCGATACTTGCTCATCGTCTTCACATACGTCCCACTCCTCCCAATTCAGCATTTTGCGAAAACTCAGAGACTCTAATGATGCAAAAGCATTTGATTGATTTTCTCCAAACAACTCAGCACCAATCTTGTGTACTTGATCTAAACCACTAATTGAAAGATCTTTTAACAACAATAACCTTCCAATCGATGGTAGGGATTTGCAATTTTTACAGTCGTGAAGCTCCAATGACAACATATTCTTGAAGGAAGAATCTGAAATCCAAGTAGAGAATTTTGCACCACCATAATTCTCAATGACGAGTTGTTCAAGCTTTTTCGAAGGATGAAGAGAGTCTAACACCGAGTCTTCAACTTCTTTTTTCCTTGTATCTTTCTTAAAGTCCCAACTCCATTTCAATACCAATCGATCAATCCCCTGCTTCTCATTTAACTTGGCTTCCCCTGCATCTTCACCCTTAACACTCTGCAACCCAGAAAGACAAAAAGCACCTTTGAGGTTTGACAAATATTTCAATTCTCTGATACTATGTCCATCACCTTCCCCTATGATAAAATTTGATAACCTTTGAAGATTGGTTAGCTTACCAACTCCGAAAGGCATCCTTTCTATTAAGTTTGCACCTCTGATATCCAGATATTGCAAGTTAACAAGCTTTTCCATCTTCGAGGGTAGCTTTTGAAGCTTGGAACACTTCTTTAATAATAAAGTTTCCAAATGGTAGAGAGTGCACAAAGAATCTGGTAAGCATCTGATACGAGTGTAAGAAAAATTCAAGAAGCGAAGAtgctttaaattttcaaaaacatcAGGAAACTCATCTATTTCATACCCACTCAAAGAAAGCACCCTTAAGTAGCCAAGTTTTGGCAACAAATCAACCAAAACAACATTAGTTAAAAGAGACCTCGAATAACGTGACAACCTTATAGGTAGAAAAGTACGTATAGAATTGACTTGATCAAATGCTTCAAACTTTTTCACAGTGTCATAACTTCCAGCAATATAAGAAGAATGTCGAGTGCGATGTGAAAACTTTTGTTGCTTATCAGACTCCAGTTTGGAGCATATATCTCCTGCAACTACTTGAGCTAAATCATTGATAAGGTCATGCATTACAAATCGGGACTCATCTTTACTGGATATCTGAAAAAATGACCTCGACACTAGATCTTGAAAATATTGATTTCCAATATCTTTAACTTGAGGCATAGCTTTTTGTTGCAAGAGACCTTCTGCTCTCCATAACAAGataatttcttcttcttcaaattcataatctttaGGAAGTATGGAGCAATATGCAAAACATCGTTTCAAGTATGACGGAAGATGATGGTAGCTTAATAGCAAAGCTGGAATTATGCCACACTGCTCTTCTGGTAAGTTCCATATCTCACTCTCATATATTCTTTCCCATTCTCGATGATATTTAACTGTGCGTAGCAAGCTTCCAATAGCTTTTGCAGCCAAAGGCAAGCCATTGCACCTTCTAATAATTTTCTCTCCAATTTCTTTGAAGTGGGGATGTCCGTTGAAATTTATTGCTTTTAGTGCATGCTGTGTAAATATGGATAAACAATCATCATCTGATAGCTTATCCAAATGAAAAGCTTTAAGCGGATCCACAATAGATGAAACAATTTGAAGACGAGTGGTTACAATGATAGCGGTCCCTGCTCCAAATGGAGACCGTAAGATGGTCCAATCATTATAATTCTCGTTCCAAATGTCATCTAAAACAAGCAAGAATCTTTTCCCAGACAACTTCTCCTTCAACTTAACTTGAAGTAAATCCAAGTTACTGTAATCACATGACTCAGAAGTGATGGACTGTAAAATTGCCTTTGTTATAGCAATTGCATCAAAATTATCAGAAACGCATACCCAGGCCTTGAGATCAAAAGACTGATTGATGGTGGCGTCATTGTAAACAAGCTGAGCAAGAGTTGTTTTACCCATCCCTCCCATGCCCACGATGGAAAGGACTGAAACTCCATTGGAGGTATCGCCTTTGAGCAACTCAATCATTTCTGTCTTCTCCTTGTGTCTACCGACATACTCCACAGCTCCATCCACCACGGAAGTTGGTTGCAGCCTAGGTTGCTTTCCCTTGGAGGTTGGAGCTTGAGACAAGATGTCACTCAACCCCAAACTTCTTCTTCTATTGGTCAAACTATTCAGTCTATCAGTGATCTCTTTCACCTTTGGAATCATGGAATTCTTAAACAGGAAAGAAGTGGGAGTGAAATCACTACTGGTACAGCAGGTAGGAATGAGTTTCCGTACCTTGCTAGTGCTGGCTTGAGATTGAGGTTTTTGGAGCTTGAGACGTAACTCTTCATAAGCGAACTCGTCCAAGATGTCATCCACATCGTAAGCCAAGTCCTGGAGGTCGTCCAACCATTTCTTCACACCCTCGTTCTTGATCTGCTTCTCCTCAGCATCGGTTAACACTGCTTGGATATCAGGCAATATGGACTGCCACTGCTTGAGCTGGTGGCAGAGTTGCTTATGATCAGCAACAAAGTTGAGTGCAGAGTTGAGCAACTTACCCCCCAACAGCTCCAAAAACACAGACAGAGCAGCCTCTCCAATGACAGACATGATGAAATAATGATAAAGACGGTGAAGAGAGGATTGAAGAAGCCAAAAAAGGAAATTCAgggaagaaagaagaaagaaatggaGATGGATTCTGTATAATTAGTGAAAGTTGAAGAAGTCAGCTCAATAATTTTTTTGAGCATCTAATAATTCAGACAACGAGGCAATGAGGTGGAAGTCAACGAATTCtgataaataaaatagaaaatggcTGAGGCATCCACCGACAGTGTTTATAACATGAAAAATGGAGATGGAGAATCTGTATAATTAGTGAAACATGATTTTTTTAGCATCTAATAATTCAGACAATATCTTGATCAATTGACACTAATATAGCAAATATAAACCGGAGGTAAAAAACAATGACAACTATAAAAAATAGGAAAGAAAATGAATTATTTGAtgcttaaaaaattaattaaaaatatatggattttttttatgtatttttctttttaattaaaaggGTTAGGTATAttgtagaggtgtgcatgggctggGCCGAGCCGGGCCCATAAAAAATTTTAGCCCTTTTTCAAGGCTCGGGCCCGGCCCAAAATATGGGCCTAGAAATTTGTCCAAGCCCAGCCCGGAAAAATGGTAGGCCTGATCCCGCCCGGCCcgccatattaattttttacttttttattaaataaaaactttaaaatataataaatcaaatacatttaaaaacataaaacaaatattaaaacaaaaacaaataaaaatgagactaaaataattcttagaataatacataaattaaaaatataatagaaagtaattatattaaaattgaaaaattgaaacaaattagaactaaattaagaaccaaattatattaataacaaaagttttacaatattaaaataacattaaaaacaacaaaagagtaaagtaaaagtactaaagttacttaaaattaaaaataaaaataatttaacattaaaaaaaatGGGCCAGCAAAAAATCTTACCTGAGGCCCGGCCTATTTTCTAAATGGGCCTCGTTTTTTGTCCGAGCCTATTTTTCAGGcatatatttttacccaaaccctctcatttttcgggtgggccttcgggccgggccgggccacccggcccatgcacacctctagtacTATATTGCACTCTCAAACATATATATACGTTTGAACATTagaaatgatatttttaaaaggGAAAGTTGTGAACTGATGCATTGTTGAACATTAGAAATAATATTTCTTTTTAATCCTCAGGGACTGGATTTCACAAATGCTTGTTCTTCGAAATCGTGCCCAAAAAAGCCTGCGTACCtggaaaaaaaatatgaaaaaaacataattaaaagttttgatctagaaaaaaaaacaaaattaaacatttaaattgAGATTgcgaaaatttaaaaatatagttGAGGAAAAAGATTTCTTATGGAGAGATTCCAGGCTCCGATTGTCTCGATCCGCCTAGGTTCAATTCCCGGCTTTTAAGTGACCCTTCTCAaacagaataagccagttatagtggaagaggacgcctacgaccaccagctccaaaattttagacttaagatttggcgGAACCTAACTTTAACCAATAATCGtttttgtgggactatcttatACCACGACATTTTGTCTCTTGGCCTCGTCAACCTCTGATGCAGTAAGCTAACGAACTGACTGTGCAGCATTCCCAAAATGTACTAGGAAACCTAGTCTATtactaattaaattctaaaagataaattaaagataaataaggataaataaagataaaggctaaaattaaatctaaataataatccttaataattatcataACATAATTGGAATTTAAATAGAGTCTTtgttataaaatctcttctttgcacTTTTGCCCTCAAAATTTTCCACACTTTGCATTTTCAGCACCACTTCTCTCTTACTTAGTATGCTGGCCCAATTTatctttaaattcatattttttgccctcaaatttccttttgccttcaatttagtccctacaagataaagaaccataaatagctcaaattagtaggatcatactccaaataaatatgtaattaatacataaaaatatgtcattctagagtattatcatgaACCCTGAACATTAACTATAAAACAGATATgataatacaaaataaaaaagGTAACAAAGATAAAGAAATCATAGTTAATATTGTAATGTAATATTTTGTTGTGGGTATCAGCAGAGGAAGTCCCCTAGTAATTTTGGTATGAGGACTCTTTCAAAGCACTTGGTGATGGATGGGGGAAAGTTTGTAAGGTTGGAGGAGCAAACTAAGAACAACACTAAATTCGATTATGCGAGAATGGTGATCCAAGTCAGTATCAGTTTCGCAATTCCATCAAAGGTTTCGGTATGCAACAGGGGCAAGAAGTTTGACATAGCATTTCCCTTGAAAATGCGGAGCCAGATAGTGAATGGATTGATGCAGGGTAACAAATTCAATAGCTGTTCCTATAGAAATAAATGGTTTCCAGCCAGGGacgaagccagaaaatttttttaaggggggccagatgaaattttaatttttataatttatatttttataatttataaaggattaaattgaattttataattttgggagctaaagtgtaattttacctttactaatttaaaatttttaaaaattttaagggcctaaaatgaaaattttcattttggggGGGGCcgaggcccatgccagccccctagCTACGCCCCTGTTTCTAGCCAATAAGCCTTGTTGGGTGTGCTTACAAGATTCTAGCTCAAGTTTTAGATGAACAGCTTAAagttcatatgactatgagagaTGTGCTTACAATAAGCCCTGTTTTTGAAGAATCATGTTGGTGCTTCCCAATATTTTAGGTAATGGATGGAGATGTAGAA
This is a stretch of genomic DNA from Gossypium arboreum isolate Shixiya-1 chromosome 11, ASM2569848v2, whole genome shotgun sequence. It encodes these proteins:
- the LOC108473085 gene encoding putative disease resistance RPP13-like protein 1; this translates as MSVIGEAALSVFLELLGGKLLNSALNFVADHKQLCHQLKQWQSILPDIQAVLTDAEEKQIKNEGVKKWLDDLQDLAYDVDDILDEFAYEELRLKLQKPQSQASTSKVRKLIPTCCTSSDFTPTSFLFKNSMIPKVKEITDRLNSLTNRRRSLGLSDILSQAPTSKGKQPRLQPTSVVDGAVEYVGRHKEKTEMIELLKGDTSNGVSVLSIVGMGGMGKTTLAQLVYNDATINQSFDLKAWVCVSDNFDAIAITKAILQSITSESCDYSNLDLLQVKLKEKLSGKRFLLVLDDIWNENYNDWTILRSPFGAGTAIIVTTRLQIVSSIVDPLKAFHLDKLSDDDCLSIFTQHALKAINFNGHPHFKEIGEKIIRRCNGLPLAAKAIGSLLRTVKYHREWERIYESEIWNLPEEQCGIIPALLLSYHHLPSYLKRCFAYCSILPKDYEFEEEEIILLWRAEGLLQQKAMPQVKDIGNQYFQDLVSRSFFQISSKDESRFVMHDLINDLAQVVAGDICSKLESDKQQKFSHRTRHSSYIAGSYDTVKKFEAFDQVNSIRTFLPIRLSRYSRSLLTNVVLVDLLPKLGYLRVLSLSGYEIDEFPDVFENLKHLRFLNFSYTRIRCLPDSLCTLYHLETLLLKKCSKLQKLPSKMEKLVNLQYLDIRGANLIERMPFGVGKLTNLQRLSNFIIGEGDGHSIRELKYLSNLKGAFCLSGLQSVKGEDAGEAKLNEKQGIDRLVLKWSWDFKKDTRKKEVEDSVLDSLHPSKKLEQLVIENYGGAKFSTWISDSSFKNMLSLELHDCKNCKSLPSIGRLLLLKDLSISGLDQVHKIGAELFGENQSNAFASLESLSFRKMLNWEEWDVCEDDEQVSKFPSLRFLSIRECPLLLGRLPTILQSLQNLQIYECKKLVVSISSFPLLCELSVEGCEELVDEGSLSVQKVTSLKYVSLSNISKFNISAEKIMLRFANSETFYISGWKELGSLSQNGLSIVGHRFIMIRNCPQLVSLETEEEIVQLEKIPGVKSLVINNCERLNRLPKVLHAFPFITRILLKECPGLVCFTESNFPPALKELRIENCVNLQYLVDEKENNNKSMSSNICLLEHLQISYCPSLIWLSSRGDICNRLQHLEIGSCPKLISVFSNAKLPVMLKHLVISECPVLECIAQDFLETTDLEILSIRNAEKLKSLPRGLDKLSHLQEIKLFGCPNLVSFEESGLPTTNLRVLRISNCENFEALPKCINNFTSLRDLELRECSADISFPEEGFPTNLTSLEISNAPRIYTSLVEWGFNRLTSLQLLNISCEGCSRAVSFPKEAIGMMLPPSLTDISISRSENLEFICSKGLQHLTSLQRLGIYGCPKLASLPEKDMLLSLEELYISNCPLLEEGCSRGKGREWSKISHIPLVEINHKTVIPRGLYGNLMDKILYQALHRH